The following proteins are co-located in the Candidatus Nanosynbacter sp. HMT-352 genome:
- the rpmG gene encoding 50S ribosomal protein L33 produces the protein MAKKNTKRKLIGLVSNLSNHRTYYTTVNTQNRTTKGQGKLTLRKYDPIAKQHATYTETKKNLGRNEVKARKS, from the coding sequence ATGGCAAAGAAGAATACGAAACGAAAGCTGATTGGTTTGGTGAGTAACTTGAGCAACCACCGAACTTACTATACTACTGTTAACACCCAGAACCGCACCACAAAAGGTCAGGGTAAATTGACACTACGTAAGTACGACCCGATTGCAAAGCAACATGCTACTTACACTGAGACTAAGAAAAACCTTGGTCGCAACGAAGTTAAAGCTCGTAAAAGCTAA
- a CDS encoding ADP-ribosylglycohydrolase family protein, protein MTKQSIEQRIDKVRGSMLGGAIGDALGYQIEFERDIVPRSTTRFTDGIGIISDDTQMTLFTACGLLWRSTRLQTRGIAPLPSRAIYLAYLDWLDTQQKAGQVEHTPVAWIKNIPELNAVRSPGMTCLDSLSSGEMGTLESGLNGSKGCGGVMRIAPIALYCKEDVVGEISAKSCALTHGHPLAILSAYALGYIIYYALDGKSIEEAVQIAIQKMNDWTTEKVYGDQDPFEIGCDSEKAELTKLFNNAVRLAKSDVEDQEALYQLGEGWVAEESVAIAIYCSIKYQDDFEEAIIAAANHDGDSDSTAAITGNIVGARVGYKNIPDYYKDNIELKDVILELADDMAKNMPLKKIDGRHLEPTDEWLDKYLYLEKKD, encoded by the coding sequence ATGACGAAACAATCGATAGAGCAGAGAATTGATAAAGTGCGCGGGTCAATGTTGGGCGGGGCAATTGGCGATGCGCTCGGCTATCAAATAGAGTTTGAGCGCGACATAGTGCCGAGATCAACGACTCGATTTACGGATGGAATTGGTATAATTTCGGACGATACGCAGATGACGCTATTTACAGCTTGCGGACTTTTATGGCGATCTACGCGACTTCAAACGCGTGGCATAGCGCCGCTTCCGTCGAGGGCGATATATTTGGCATATTTGGATTGGCTTGATACGCAACAAAAAGCTGGACAGGTCGAGCACACGCCAGTAGCTTGGATAAAAAATATTCCAGAGTTAAACGCCGTGCGAAGTCCAGGAATGACGTGCCTTGATTCACTTTCCTCGGGAGAGATGGGAACATTAGAAAGCGGTCTCAATGGCAGTAAAGGTTGCGGCGGGGTTATGCGAATTGCGCCAATTGCCCTGTATTGCAAAGAAGACGTTGTCGGTGAAATTTCCGCCAAATCTTGCGCGCTGACTCACGGACATCCTCTGGCAATTCTTTCTGCGTATGCGCTGGGATATATAATTTATTATGCACTGGACGGAAAATCGATAGAAGAAGCTGTGCAAATCGCAATCCAGAAAATGAACGACTGGACTACCGAGAAGGTTTATGGAGATCAAGATCCTTTTGAGATTGGTTGTGATAGCGAAAAAGCTGAGCTGACCAAACTGTTTAATAACGCCGTTCGCTTAGCCAAATCTGACGTTGAAGATCAAGAGGCCCTTTATCAACTCGGAGAGGGTTGGGTAGCCGAAGAGTCGGTTGCGATTGCTATTTATTGCTCGATCAAGTATCAAGATGATTTTGAGGAGGCGATCATTGCGGCGGCAAATCACGACGGAGATTCGGACTCAACGGCGGCAATAACTGGAAATATCGTTGGGGCGAGGGTCGGCTATAAAAACATACCGGATTATTACAAAGATAATATTGAACTCAAGGACGTAATATTGGAGCTTGCGGATGATATGGCAAAAAATATGCCGCTTAAAAAGATTGACGGCAGGCACCTTGAGCCGACAGACGAATGGCTGGATAAATATTTGTACTTGGAAAAGAAAGATTAG
- a CDS encoding DEAD/DEAH box helicase family protein encodes MNDDKKIIKTTKRIYPQIYSYTLPDIPANKGWQKVGYTERKDVDSRILEQTKTAAVKLRYEKLWSASSFSNATHEFFKDKDLHKYYIKNGIKKSKKQDDGGLGEEWFYFNGTPEKSKELFDDYANGNLFSRSSEKSPYKLRKEQERAVSQTLAYAESHQTTDFSSPNKEAEFLWNAKPRFGKTLSSYDFAKKFNAKNVLIVTNRPAIANSWFDDFDKFIDGYYFISTADSLKERETLSRDDFINKTNSSSEDKQITFLSLQDLKGGKVFGGPHNKLKWVADLNWDLLIIDEAHEGVDTDRTNEAFEKIKRRFTLHLSGTPFKAIADGHFKDNQIFNWTYIDEQKAKQEELKNLDDSGDHVNLPDMRLFTYKMSDIISDRLEKGMEMDDENIDYAFELNEMFATDASGKFIHEDDISTFLNQLTSNEKYPFSTPELRDQLKHTFWLVGNRVASAKAMEKMLRHHPVFSEYKIVLAAGNGRSQSDGNSSEDEMKDTAANEKALSRVKKTIKENDRTITLSVGQLTTGVTIKEWSAVLMLSDIKSESLYMQAIFRSQNPYEFIDNNGNPCRKKSAYVFDFSPNRVLKVYDKFANSLLADVARGEATEKIREQNVAELLNYFPVLAEDESGKMIELDAEQVLTFPKAIVAKEVVNRGFVTNLLFVNINNVFNIPSEVIAALNKAPSTSDTDKQTKSEEVQHDPDRKKNRDHRISVNKDKLLGNKVYTSRMQDIVLSAVDSDMEADEIVEKIIADCMSEISEPLEKYKDSSYSPSKTELDNIKSGLYEKVKEAAEEFVSGDIADRIAQDKLTDSLANIIEKDLPNDTVIHKEEDKYEKEEKSEMDQIRRKLRTFTRAIPSFIMAASTDVDKITLDNIEDTVSDKDFEELFTEKDSEPFTKDDFRKIRGPWTNPETGETFEGFFNRYTFNAAIREFEEKRQEIADYLSPGAKEDIFSYIRPLKTNQIFTPRGVVNKMLDLLEENNPGIFEDPNTTFADLYVKSGLYLTEIAKRLNRGLESKIPDKSERVKHILEKQLYGFAPTNIIYNIARKYIYGTFSGIDDSNLKQLDLTDAFKKGETLNMKFTAVVGNPPYQGENRQQIYPDFWTASIKIADVSCMIFPVGWQEPKDANNLRKMNKESVKRDRQIVKIDNIEDAFPGVSGAKWTNIILWKKGYNNGLDGRQLVFENGENPIKRLLPISKLDIKKPQEIIDLAEKIQSFSGFLSMQTITSVLKPYGLRTDVIRDSSKYGLPDIHDKRMSKTDIRLYSSKGKVFYVPHDYPFPSLDNQLSKYKVFVPYAWGNWSASSPFLGGAYANVIVAGPNEACTETFQEQGGYDDEESAWNLAKYINTKFVRALLYLNKHSQHSTTSWGAVPVQDFSEKWWCLSIDEIDRCLMKKYDIPQDIQDFVFNNIQPCSESNIINISRQ; translated from the coding sequence ATGAATGATGATAAGAAAATAATAAAAACCACAAAGAGGATTTATCCTCAAATATACTCTTATACTCTGCCAGATATTCCAGCAAATAAAGGTTGGCAAAAAGTCGGATATACAGAACGTAAAGACGTTGATTCGCGAATATTAGAACAGACTAAGACTGCGGCTGTAAAATTGCGATATGAGAAATTGTGGAGTGCTAGTTCTTTTTCTAACGCAACTCACGAATTCTTCAAGGACAAAGATCTTCACAAATATTACATAAAGAATGGAATCAAGAAGAGTAAAAAACAGGACGATGGCGGATTAGGTGAAGAGTGGTTTTACTTCAATGGTACGCCAGAAAAATCTAAAGAATTGTTTGATGATTACGCTAATGGCAATTTATTCAGTCGATCTTCCGAGAAAAGTCCGTATAAGTTGAGAAAGGAGCAAGAACGTGCCGTTTCTCAAACCCTTGCTTATGCAGAATCTCACCAGACTACAGATTTTTCTTCGCCAAATAAAGAAGCGGAATTTTTATGGAACGCAAAACCGCGTTTTGGTAAAACTCTCTCTTCTTACGATTTTGCAAAAAAATTCAATGCTAAGAATGTTTTGATAGTTACTAATCGTCCAGCAATCGCTAATTCGTGGTTTGATGATTTCGATAAATTTATTGACGGATATTATTTTATTTCGACCGCGGATTCATTGAAAGAGCGTGAAACTTTGTCTAGGGATGATTTTATCAATAAAACCAATTCATCAAGTGAGGATAAACAGATAACTTTCTTAAGTCTACAGGACTTAAAGGGTGGCAAGGTTTTTGGTGGACCGCACAACAAATTAAAATGGGTGGCGGATCTGAACTGGGATTTGTTGATTATAGATGAGGCTCATGAGGGCGTTGATACAGACAGAACTAATGAAGCTTTTGAGAAAATTAAACGCAGGTTCACGCTACACTTATCTGGGACGCCATTTAAGGCAATAGCGGATGGACATTTTAAGGACAATCAGATATTTAACTGGACTTATATTGATGAGCAAAAAGCTAAGCAAGAAGAACTGAAGAACTTGGACGATTCGGGTGATCACGTTAATTTGCCAGATATGAGATTGTTTACCTACAAGATGTCTGATATTATCTCTGATCGGCTTGAAAAAGGCATGGAGATGGATGATGAAAATATCGATTATGCTTTTGAGTTGAATGAAATGTTTGCAACAGACGCAAGCGGCAAGTTTATTCATGAGGATGATATTTCAACATTCTTAAATCAATTAACTTCAAATGAAAAATATCCATTCTCAACTCCTGAGTTAAGAGACCAGTTAAAACACACGTTTTGGTTGGTAGGAAACCGTGTTGCTTCAGCGAAGGCTATGGAGAAAATGTTGCGCCATCACCCAGTATTTAGTGAATATAAAATAGTGCTTGCTGCGGGCAATGGAAGATCTCAGTCTGACGGTAATTCATCTGAAGATGAAATGAAGGATACTGCAGCTAACGAGAAAGCTCTGAGTAGGGTTAAAAAGACCATCAAGGAGAATGACCGCACCATAACCTTATCTGTCGGGCAATTGACAACTGGAGTTACCATTAAAGAGTGGTCTGCTGTGCTTATGCTGTCTGATATTAAATCTGAATCGTTGTATATGCAGGCAATATTTCGTTCTCAGAACCCATATGAATTTATAGATAATAACGGCAACCCCTGCCGTAAAAAGTCGGCTTATGTCTTTGATTTTTCGCCGAATCGCGTGCTTAAAGTTTATGACAAGTTTGCCAATAGTCTATTGGCGGACGTAGCGAGAGGTGAAGCTACAGAAAAAATCAGAGAGCAGAACGTAGCAGAATTGCTGAACTACTTCCCTGTCTTAGCGGAAGATGAATCCGGCAAGATGATCGAATTGGATGCAGAGCAAGTTTTGACTTTCCCTAAAGCCATCGTCGCGAAGGAGGTTGTTAACCGCGGTTTTGTTACTAATTTGCTATTTGTAAACATTAACAACGTCTTTAATATTCCTTCTGAGGTGATTGCGGCACTGAATAAGGCTCCTTCGACTAGCGACACTGATAAGCAGACTAAAAGCGAAGAAGTTCAACACGACCCAGATCGTAAAAAGAATCGAGACCACAGAATATCTGTAAATAAGGATAAACTACTCGGTAATAAGGTTTACACTTCAAGAATGCAGGATATTGTGTTGTCTGCGGTTGATTCGGATATGGAGGCAGATGAGATCGTTGAAAAAATTATCGCTGACTGCATGTCTGAAATATCTGAGCCCCTTGAGAAATATAAAGATTCCTCCTATTCTCCTTCAAAGACAGAGCTTGACAATATTAAAAGTGGACTCTACGAAAAGGTTAAAGAAGCGGCAGAAGAGTTTGTGTCTGGCGATATAGCAGACAGAATAGCTCAGGATAAGTTAACGGATAGTCTGGCGAATATAATTGAGAAAGATCTCCCTAACGATACCGTCATTCATAAAGAAGAGGATAAGTACGAAAAAGAAGAAAAATCTGAAATGGACCAAATTAGGAGGAAATTGCGTACATTTACTCGCGCTATTCCTTCATTTATTATGGCTGCCAGTACAGATGTAGATAAAATCACATTAGATAACATCGAGGATACTGTTTCTGACAAGGATTTTGAGGAATTATTCACAGAAAAAGACAGTGAGCCATTTACAAAAGACGACTTCCGTAAAATTCGCGGCCCATGGACAAATCCAGAAACCGGCGAAACATTCGAAGGATTTTTTAATCGCTATACATTTAACGCCGCCATTCGAGAGTTTGAAGAGAAGCGACAGGAAATTGCAGATTACCTCTCCCCTGGCGCCAAAGAAGACATTTTCTCTTACATTCGCCCGTTAAAAACAAATCAGATTTTTACGCCGAGGGGAGTTGTGAATAAAATGCTTGATTTGTTGGAAGAAAATAATCCTGGCATATTTGAAGATCCAAATACGACATTTGCGGATTTATATGTAAAGAGTGGATTGTATCTTACGGAAATAGCAAAGAGGTTAAATAGAGGACTTGAGAGTAAAATACCAGACAAATCGGAAAGAGTAAAACACATCCTTGAGAAGCAACTTTATGGATTTGCGCCAACGAATATTATCTACAATATCGCACGCAAGTACATTTACGGGACATTTTCGGGTATTGATGATAGCAATCTTAAGCAATTAGATTTAACTGACGCGTTTAAAAAGGGAGAGACGTTAAACATGAAATTTACAGCAGTAGTTGGAAATCCGCCGTATCAGGGAGAGAATCGTCAGCAGATTTATCCAGATTTCTGGACAGCATCCATAAAGATTGCTGATGTATCTTGCATGATCTTCCCTGTTGGATGGCAGGAGCCTAAGGATGCTAATAATCTGCGAAAGATGAATAAAGAAAGCGTAAAAAGAGATAGGCAGATAGTAAAAATAGATAATATAGAAGATGCGTTTCCTGGTGTTTCTGGGGCAAAGTGGACAAACATAATATTATGGAAAAAAGGATACAACAATGGTCTAGATGGAAGACAGTTGGTATTTGAAAATGGAGAAAATCCGATAAAAAGACTTCTTCCTATAAGTAAATTGGATATTAAAAAACCTCAAGAAATTATAGACCTGGCTGAAAAAATTCAATCATTTTCTGGGTTTTTGTCAATGCAAACGATAACGTCGGTGCTCAAGCCGTATGGCTTGCGCACCGACGTTATCAGGGATTCTTCAAAATATGGATTGCCTGATATACATGATAAAAGAATGAGCAAAACAGATATAAGATTATATTCATCCAAGGGGAAGGTATTTTATGTACCGCATGATTATCCGTTTCCTAGTTTAGATAATCAATTGTCAAAATATAAGGTATTCGTACCTTATGCATGGGGAAATTGGTCTGCGAGTTCGCCATTTTTAGGTGGTGCCTATGCTAATGTTATCGTAGCTGGACCGAATGAAGCCTGTACTGAAACTTTTCAAGAACAAGGAGGGTATGACGATGAGGAGTCTGCCTGGAATCTTGCAAAGTATATAAATACAAAATTTGTTAGAGCACTTTTATATCTAAATAAGCATAGTCAACATTCAACTACATCATGGGGTGCTGTGCCAGTTCAGGACTTTTCTGAAAAATGGTGGTGTTTATCAATTGACGAAATAGACAGATGTCTGATGAAAAAGTATGATATTCCCCAGGATATTCAAGATTTTGTTTTTAATAACATTCAACCCTGCAGTGAATCAAATATTATAAATATTTCGCGCCAGTAG
- a CDS encoding tetratricopeptide repeat protein yields the protein MFGLLLILILMIWAIFYHPSIKETGDLPTKITNKLDQLWEIAQESIRENKYLRAEKALLTILRVDEKNATAYNRLGILYAKQRAYKDAIECFEIAQSLEPSASSLHNVGLIYYETENYEKASLAFEQALEMEDDLAARYIAYAKVQEKIGNTKKVINALEKAVELEPIPQTLKILAEAYDNAGQTELAEELRKKATKMLTPTTSSKKADAPRPRQQRKIHQPRKIVM from the coding sequence ATGTTTGGATTACTCCTCATTCTGATTTTAATGATTTGGGCGATTTTTTATCATCCGTCAATCAAAGAAACTGGCGATTTGCCAACTAAGATTACTAATAAACTTGATCAATTATGGGAAATTGCCCAGGAATCAATTCGTGAGAATAAATATTTGCGAGCGGAAAAGGCTTTATTGACAATTTTGCGAGTCGACGAGAAAAACGCCACGGCATACAATCGTTTAGGAATTTTATACGCCAAGCAGCGCGCATATAAAGACGCTATCGAGTGTTTTGAGATTGCCCAGAGTTTGGAGCCAAGTGCTTCCAGCCTTCATAACGTCGGCTTAATTTACTATGAAACAGAGAATTACGAAAAGGCGTCGCTAGCATTTGAGCAAGCACTGGAAATGGAAGATGATTTGGCGGCACGCTACATCGCTTACGCTAAGGTTCAGGAAAAAATAGGAAACACAAAGAAGGTTATCAACGCCCTAGAAAAAGCTGTCGAATTAGAGCCGATTCCTCAGACATTGAAGATTTTAGCGGAAGCGTATGACAATGCTGGACAGACCGAGCTGGCTGAAGAATTGCGTAAGAAAGCCACAAAAATGCTAACTCCGACGACATCATCAAAGAAAGCTGACGCGCCACGTCCACGCCAACAGCGCAAAATACATCAACCACGAAAAATAGTTATGTAA
- a CDS encoding AAA family ATPase, translated as MSEMIISARDAQKISQISSQLPHALLAIADYGLDGLGVAKMLAKNNDTFHLKPLPEKQTISVDQIRELISMLRTYAINRRVIVIDEADSMTEPSQNAFLKALEEPNKNTNFILVAKNPKLMLDTVRSRCQTLTLHKTTSAQDKKLLEKYNLDPASSQQILFLAAGRPLLIKELAENPEKFAEYRQLATDAKQILATNREYDTFKNLIKYFPDRQKAILLTDIIVNMIRFQSLSRGMNSSLEEQLEKTTSVASALKSNANVRLALTQLVI; from the coding sequence ATGTCTGAAATGATTATATCCGCTCGAGACGCTCAAAAAATCAGCCAGATTTCATCGCAGTTGCCTCACGCGCTTTTGGCAATTGCGGATTACGGGCTCGATGGACTGGGCGTGGCTAAAATGCTAGCAAAAAATAACGATACTTTTCACCTGAAGCCGCTTCCAGAAAAGCAAACCATATCTGTTGATCAAATCCGCGAGCTCATCTCTATGCTCCGAACTTACGCCATAAATCGTCGAGTTATTGTCATTGACGAAGCCGATTCAATGACCGAGCCATCGCAAAATGCATTCCTGAAAGCACTGGAGGAGCCGAATAAAAATACCAATTTTATCCTTGTCGCGAAAAACCCGAAGTTGATGCTTGACACTGTTAGATCTCGTTGCCAGACATTAACACTTCATAAAACGACATCCGCTCAGGATAAGAAACTGCTTGAAAAGTACAATTTAGACCCAGCTTCTAGCCAGCAGATCCTTTTCCTCGCGGCTGGGCGACCATTGTTGATTAAAGAATTGGCGGAAAATCCAGAAAAATTCGCCGAATATCGACAATTAGCCACCGACGCAAAGCAAATTTTAGCCACAAATCGGGAATACGACACGTTTAAGAATCTCATCAAATACTTTCCTGACCGCCAAAAAGCGATATTGCTGACGGATATTATAGTGAATATGATTCGTTTTCAATCTTTATCTCGCGGGATGAATTCGTCGCTTGAGGAGCAACTTGAAAAAACCACCTCTGTTGCGAGCGCGTTAAAATCCAACGCCAACGTCAGGCTGGCACTGACACAACTTGTGATATAA
- a CDS encoding RluA family pseudouridine synthase: protein MKILPRTVLKIARLYKLADDNTPVKSLRRLEIQTDKSHVFADFILNKQHFALLYGSIVDEESIDELWTERPDNAEILPNPLDPEFIETPFQGKYVIMFKISPTKVRLDIYLSTKFDTTISRSLWQKYIKAGYVSVNNKVATTPKFEVDETDEIALNLPEKEQTDVDLPILYEDDDVIVVNKPSGLLTHAKGGLSDEPTVAEIIRPKTSFATNTDRPGIVHRLDRDTSGLLIIAKNPESAAYLQRQFAERTAKKTYIAITDGKPKLNAAKIDLPIGRNPSAPSTFRIEPNGKPAQTTYHVLAENNTQSLVELKPTTGRTHQLRVHLAHLNAPILGDRVYGKSSDCRMMLHAQKLEIILPSGERKVFEAAVPDEFKKFFPEDS, encoded by the coding sequence GTGAAAATATTACCTCGGACAGTGCTGAAAATAGCTAGATTGTACAAATTAGCAGATGACAATACGCCCGTCAAATCACTGCGTCGATTAGAAATTCAAACAGACAAATCTCATGTTTTTGCGGATTTTATTTTGAACAAGCAGCATTTTGCACTGCTTTATGGTTCGATTGTCGACGAAGAGTCCATTGACGAATTGTGGACAGAAAGACCAGATAATGCCGAGATTTTACCGAATCCACTAGATCCAGAATTTATCGAAACGCCGTTCCAGGGAAAATATGTCATAATGTTCAAAATTTCGCCAACCAAAGTGCGCTTGGATATTTATTTATCGACCAAATTCGACACGACAATTTCTCGAAGTCTTTGGCAAAAATACATAAAAGCCGGATACGTTTCGGTCAATAATAAAGTCGCGACGACGCCGAAGTTTGAGGTTGATGAAACTGATGAAATTGCGCTTAATTTGCCAGAAAAAGAGCAAACGGACGTAGATTTGCCGATTTTATATGAGGACGATGATGTGATTGTCGTCAATAAACCAAGCGGGCTACTGACGCACGCGAAGGGCGGACTTTCTGACGAGCCAACGGTTGCGGAGATAATTCGCCCGAAAACTTCATTTGCGACGAACACGGATCGTCCGGGAATTGTTCATAGGCTTGACCGCGATACTTCGGGACTGTTAATTATAGCCAAAAACCCAGAATCTGCTGCGTATCTACAGAGGCAATTTGCCGAGCGAACCGCCAAGAAAACCTACATAGCGATAACCGACGGCAAGCCAAAGTTGAATGCTGCAAAAATTGACCTGCCAATTGGTCGCAATCCTTCGGCGCCGAGCACGTTCCGCATAGAGCCGAACGGAAAACCAGCTCAGACAACTTACCATGTTTTGGCGGAAAATAACACTCAATCACTCGTGGAGCTGAAGCCGACCACTGGTCGAACTCATCAATTGCGCGTCCATTTGGCTCATTTGAATGCACCGATTCTTGGCGATCGAGTTTATGGAAAGTCTTCGGATTGTCGTATGATGTTGCATGCTCAAAAATTAGAGATAATTTTGCCGTCTGGCGAGAGAAAAGTTTTTGAAGCCGCAGTTCCTGACGAATTCAAGAAATTCTTCCCAGAGGATTCATAG
- the trpS gene encoding tryptophan--tRNA ligase, translating into MKPSKPVILTGVRANNNIHIGNYFGAILPIINMAKRRSDEYDINLFIPDLHSFTTPIDHSKLYGSILNNARVYTAAGLPLDNPSIHLYRQSRISAHSELAWILDCFTGFGEMSRMTQFKDKGSKGDVSVGLFNYPVLMAADILLYGATYVPVGDDQTQHLEFTRDIAERMNRKFGDLFIVPKLVIQQHQFFGKDQGLRIKDLVNPAKKMSKSDESGKGIIFLSDDPKSAHKKIMSATTDSIGKVQYDKENQPGISNLLEILTLVRQDAGREVTLEQIANEYFGMDRYGDFKRIVADEVAEFLENFQNRLAAVDEQAIEEKLASSERGMNIVANETLYRVQKAVGLRK; encoded by the coding sequence ATGAAACCATCAAAACCCGTCATCCTCACTGGCGTGCGCGCCAACAACAACATCCACATAGGTAATTACTTTGGGGCTATTTTGCCAATTATCAACATGGCGAAACGTCGCTCGGACGAATATGACATCAATCTATTCATCCCAGATCTCCACAGTTTTACGACGCCAATTGACCACAGCAAGTTGTATGGCAGCATCCTGAACAACGCGCGAGTTTATACCGCCGCTGGATTGCCGCTGGACAATCCTTCCATTCATCTTTACCGCCAAAGTCGCATTTCGGCGCACAGCGAACTGGCGTGGATTCTGGACTGCTTCACTGGATTTGGCGAGATGAGCCGAATGACGCAGTTTAAGGATAAGGGAAGTAAAGGCGATGTCTCCGTTGGGCTATTTAACTATCCCGTTCTGATGGCTGCCGACATCTTGCTTTACGGCGCAACTTACGTGCCAGTCGGCGACGACCAGACTCAGCATTTGGAGTTCACGCGTGATATCGCTGAGCGAATGAATCGTAAGTTTGGTGATCTATTTATCGTGCCAAAACTCGTAATTCAGCAACATCAATTCTTCGGAAAAGATCAAGGATTGAGGATTAAAGATCTCGTGAATCCAGCGAAGAAAATGAGCAAATCTGACGAAAGCGGCAAGGGAATTATCTTCCTTTCTGACGATCCAAAATCGGCACATAAGAAAATAATGAGCGCAACAACAGATTCAATTGGTAAAGTTCAATACGACAAGGAAAACCAGCCGGGAATTTCTAATTTGCTAGAGATTTTGACTTTGGTTCGGCAAGATGCTGGCAGGGAAGTTACTCTGGAGCAAATCGCCAACGAGTACTTCGGTATGGATCGTTATGGCGATTTCAAGCGAATCGTGGCTGACGAAGTTGCGGAATTTTTGGAGAATTTCCAGAATCGGCTTGCGGCGGTTGATGAGCAAGCAATTGAAGAAAAGCTGGCTTCTAGCGAAAGAGGCATGAATATCGTCGCTAATGAAACTTTGTATCGCGTTCAAAAAGCTGTAGGGCTTCGAAAATAG
- a CDS encoding aspartate/glutamate racemase family protein, whose product MKQRIIIIGGMGPQASLELHRRMIQQALADGAKDGTDFPHIVHLSLPVPDFIANESRRSEALEIIINELKNIDASTDDVIIIACNTAHLLQPDIEQRLNIRITSMVDAAIDYIKPPL is encoded by the coding sequence ATGAAGCAAAGAATAATTATCATCGGCGGCATGGGGCCGCAGGCAAGCTTGGAACTACACCGGCGGATGATTCAGCAGGCGCTGGCAGATGGCGCGAAGGATGGCACGGATTTTCCGCATATAGTTCATTTGTCGCTGCCGGTTCCTGATTTTATCGCCAATGAATCGCGGCGCAGCGAAGCCTTGGAAATTATCATAAACGAACTGAAAAACATTGACGCGTCGACGGACGACGTTATTATAATTGCCTGCAATACTGCGCATTTGTTGCAGCCCGATATTGAACAGCGGCTGAATATTCGCATAACTTCCATGGTAGATGCCGCAATTGATTATATTAAGCCGCCATTATAA
- a CDS encoding non-canonical purine NTP pyrophosphatase, producing MKQENSPIYFITSNHSKFTSFQELLQPLGVDLRQLDYDFDEGRGLDIQTIAKSKLSQAKKAFPNKRLVVDDRGFFIPALKGFPGPFVKLLLNSFSYPGIIKLMKGEADRRAIFSFAVGYFDGNEDHIFVANEEGFIVDEPRGNNLHGWTELLYIYGHPSFPGRSLAELNDEEWQEYLTIIEKVDGLAMLRDYLIDA from the coding sequence ATGAAACAAGAGAATAGCCCAATTTATTTCATCACTTCCAATCACAGTAAATTCACTAGCTTTCAAGAACTCCTCCAGCCGCTTGGTGTTGATTTAAGGCAGCTCGATTATGATTTTGACGAAGGGCGAGGACTAGATATTCAGACGATTGCAAAAAGCAAATTATCTCAAGCCAAGAAAGCGTTTCCGAACAAGCGCCTGGTCGTTGATGACCGCGGTTTTTTCATTCCGGCGCTGAAAGGTTTTCCGGGACCATTTGTTAAATTGCTACTGAATAGCTTTAGTTATCCCGGCATTATCAAGTTGATGAAAGGCGAGGCTGATCGTCGAGCTATTTTTTCTTTTGCGGTTGGCTATTTTGACGGTAATGAAGACCATATTTTTGTAGCCAACGAAGAGGGATTTATCGTCGACGAGCCACGTGGCAATAATCTCCATGGCTGGACGGAATTGTTATATATTTATGGACACCCGAGCTTTCCTGGCCGTAGTTTGGCAGAACTGAACGACGAAGAATGGCAGGAATATCTGACGATAATTGAGAAAGTTGATGGGCTCGCGATGCTGCGGGATTATTTAATAGATGCATGA
- a CDS encoding GrpB family protein encodes MSVEIKRSKKDISAVFTRVKNKLALVLADSPQIHHVGSTAVLGLDGKNILDILISAKDSEHMNELRDKLVAIGYFPSLNPSSRQGYIFLASRQEETGEGDIHIHLAVANTETHDNFLIIRDYLRSHNDEADQYSKIKYQYAKQANYDRSAYKKLKAAYVDKLLQRARQWKNGG; translated from the coding sequence ATGTCGGTTGAAATTAAAAGATCCAAAAAAGACATATCGGCTGTCTTTACGCGCGTGAAAAATAAATTAGCGCTAGTGCTTGCGGATAGTCCGCAAATTCATCATGTCGGCAGTACCGCGGTACTTGGCTTGGATGGTAAAAATATCCTAGATATCCTTATTTCTGCTAAAGATAGCGAACACATGAACGAGTTGCGGGACAAATTGGTAGCAATTGGATATTTTCCTTCATTAAATCCAAGTTCCCGTCAAGGGTATATCTTCCTGGCGTCCCGACAAGAAGAAACTGGCGAGGGCGATATTCATATTCACCTCGCGGTCGCGAATACTGAAACGCACGATAACTTCTTAATTATCAGAGATTATCTAAGGTCTCACAATGACGAAGCTGATCAATATTCAAAGATAAAATATCAATATGCCAAGCAAGCAAATTACGACAGGTCAGCGTATAAAAAACTTAAAGCAGCTTATGTCGATAAGTTATTGCAACGTGCCAGGCAGTGGAAAAATGGCGGCTAA